The genomic window CTCTACCATGAAGTAAAACAGGATTATTTCTCTCATAACCATGCAGAGGAAGGCCATCCTTTCGAACTAGTGAAAATAACTCATCATCATCCAGCTCACGTGCAATATCATGGGCTAATCCGGCCATATATGATTTCTTTTTACTGATTCCATAGTGAATAGCCAAGTTCTTCGCACATTTTGCAGTTCTCTTGCTATGCTTCCTTCTTTTTTTACTCAAATTCTCTTTTAAATAAGTCTTAATTTGCTTCTTTGTCTTCATGAATCTGATAGAGTCCTTCATTATGGATAAAGGTTAAAACACTAGTAGGAACTAAAGATGTAATATCTTCTCCCCTTCTATACTTATCACGTATTTCTGAGGATGACACTTTCCATATAGAATTATCCAAATAGGTATGAGGGTAATCAAGAGGCAATTGCTCCGTAGTAGAACGATGTGCAATTACTAGATCCACACGGCTACTCAATTCTTCAGCATCCTTCCACTTAGAAAAACCAGGGACTAGATCATCCCCGATAATCAACCCCGCCTTACCAGTACAACTATATTTCCCATAAACGCAATCCACCGTATCAATTGAATAACTTACACCTGTCCGCAAGATTTCACATCTATCTGCAAAAAAGTTTGTATAAGGCTCAATTGCTACTTCTACCATTTCAAAACGCTTATTGGGAGATATATCTTCTTTAATAGTTTTATGTGCAGGAGTATGGCTGGGTACAAAGATAACTCTCTCGTACCCTAGCTGATTTATAGCATCAATAGCTAAATTTATATGTCCATTATGAATGGGGTTAAAAGTTCCACCTAAAATAACAGTTCTCATTAAGCCTCCGACAAATCATAAAAGGCTTGTTTAACCTGTTCGATACCTTCCTTGGAATAATTCGACATGCCTATAATTTGTTCTTCAGGATATTTGTCCTTTAAATCAACAAGACGATCTTTAAAACCTTCAAGCTCAATCTTATTCGCCAATATAATTCTGGGCTTTTCTATCAGTTCAGGGGCATATTTCTTTAACTCACTTAACAGTGTATCAAAAACAGTCAGATAATTTTCATCACTTATATCCAACATAAAAGCCAAACCCCTTGTCCTTGCTATATGCTTCAGAAATCTGAAACCTAAACCGACTCCGGAAGAAGCTCCTTCAATAATACCGGGAATATCTGCTAAAACAACATCCTTTCCATGAACATAGAGCATACCTAAATTAGGAATCTTCGTTGTAAAAGCATAAGCAGCCACTTGAGGGTGAGCATTTGTTAAGTTTTTCAACAAGCTTGACTTCCCTGCATTCGGGAAACCAACAAATCCAATATCAGCTATTAAGTTCAACTCAATTACGATAGTCTTTTCTATACCATCAACACCTGGTTGTGCAAATCGAGGAACCTGTCTCTTCGAACTTCGGAAATGCCAATTTCCTTGACCGCCGCGACCACCTGATAGCAGAACAAAATGACTACCGACCTCTTTCAGGTCAGCTAATACTTCCTTTGTCTCATAATCGCGTATAATAGTACCAGGGGGCACATCGATGACCATGTCATTCCCATCGCGACCATGCATACGTCTTCCCATTCCGGGCTGACCATTTTCAGCTTGATGTTTTCTCTTAATTTTAAGATGTGACAATGTATTAAGATTTTCTTTAACGTGAAAGACAACATCGCCTCCTTTACCACCGTCTCCGCCATCTGGACCACCTTTCGCAACATATTTCTCTCTACGAAAGGATACAGCACCGGAGCCGCCGTTACCGGAGGCGACTTCAATCACAGTTTCATCTACGAAACCTTGCAGAACAGCCTCCTAATTCTGGGCAGGCTGAACATGTACTTTCTTCTTGCCTCTTTGAGGTTTAAAAACAACAGTGCCCTCAGCAAGAGCAAATAAAGTGTCATCTTTTCCACGACCAACATTTTCACCAGCGTGAATTCTAGTACCCCTTTGACGGATAATGATTTCACCAGCTTTTACAAATTGACCACCGAATCTTTTAACACCAAGTCGTTTACTTTCGGAATCTCGGCCGTTCTTAGTAGAACCACCACCTTTTTTATGAGCCATTTATTTCCTCCAAATTAATAGACCACTAAACTCAAGTGATCAGGAAATTCTACAGAGAGACTATGCAAACCAAATAATAATTGATCCGTTACACCTTTAAGCCAATCTGATAGGTCAGGTTGGAAAGCAGTGATAATAAATTCAAGCTCTCCTTCCCTAACCGCTTCGCCATCCATTTTAATTTTCGGATGGGCTTCTAACAATTGCGCAGTCGTCCGGATAAGAAAAGTAGCTGAAGCACATACTATGTCTTCACCAACCGGTGCTGAGCCAGCGTGTCCGGAAGCTTTTAAAGCTTTTAACCGTTGAGTCTCGCTCAGCCTCACACTTATCCTTAGCAAAACTTTACGCGCCTACGATATCCAGTACTTTAAGTATGGAAAATTGCTGTCTGTGACCTTGTTTCTTCTTGTAGCCTTTTCGTCTTTTGTATTTGTAGACGATGACTTTCTTGTCTTTACCGTGGTCTGCTACTTCCGCTTTAACAGTAACACCAGCAACAAAGGGGTTACCTACTTTAGTATCATCTCCACCGACTAGAAGAACAGAATCAAAAACAAGCTCTTTTCCAGGTTCAGCATCAAATTTGTCAACCTTTATCAGGCCGCCTTTCTCAGCTTTGTACTGTTTACCTTTAATTTCAACTAGAGCGTACATTGCTTCACATCCTCAATATGTCGTATTTTTCAGCACACTTGTATACCATATTAATCATAATAGGGTCAAGCCGTCTAATTCTTTAAGGGAGAAGAGTTTTCCCCATAAGATCATTATCAATAATCTTTGCGGCTCCTCGACCCTCATTGATCGCCCATACTACCAAAGATTGCCCTCTGCGCATATCCCCACAGGCGTATATTTTGTCTTTTGAAGTATGAAAATCACCATATTCTGCCTTAACATTGCTTC from Spirochaeta cellobiosiphila DSM 17781 includes these protein-coding regions:
- the nadD gene encoding nicotinate (nicotinamide) nucleotide adenylyltransferase; amino-acid sequence: MRTVILGGTFNPIHNGHINLAIDAINQLGYERVIFVPSHTPAHKTIKEDISPNKRFEMVEVAIEPYTNFFADRCEILRTGVSYSIDTVDCVYGKYSCTGKAGLIIGDDLVPGFSKWKDAEELSSRVDLVIAHRSTTEQLPLDYPHTYLDNSIWKVSSSEIRDKYRRGEDITSLVPTSVLTFIHNEGLYQIHEDKEAN
- a CDS encoding ribosomal-processing cysteine protease Prp; translation: MRLSETQRLKALKASGHAGSAPVGEDIVCASATFLIRTTAQLLEAHPKIKMDGEAVREGELEFIITAFQPDLSDWLKGVTDQLLFGLHSLSVEFPDHLSLVVY
- the rpmA gene encoding 50S ribosomal protein L27; the encoded protein is MAHKKGGGSTKNGRDSESKRLGVKRFGGQFVKAGEIIIRQRGTRIHAGENVGRGKDDTLFALAEGTVVFKPQRGKKKVHVQPAQN
- the rplU gene encoding 50S ribosomal protein L21 → MYALVEIKGKQYKAEKGGLIKVDKFDAEPGKELVFDSVLLVGGDDTKVGNPFVAGVTVKAEVADHGKDKKVIVYKYKRRKGYKKKQGHRQQFSILKVLDIVGA
- the obgE gene encoding GTPase ObgE, with translation MQGFVDETVIEVASGNGGSGAVSFRREKYVAKGGPDGGDGGKGGDVVFHVKENLNTLSHLKIKRKHQAENGQPGMGRRMHGRDGNDMVIDVPPGTIIRDYETKEVLADLKEVGSHFVLLSGGRGGQGNWHFRSSKRQVPRFAQPGVDGIEKTIVIELNLIADIGFVGFPNAGKSSLLKNLTNAHPQVAAYAFTTKIPNLGMLYVHGKDVVLADIPGIIEGASSGVGLGFRFLKHIARTRGLAFMLDISDENYLTVFDTLLSELKKYAPELIEKPRIILANKIELEGFKDRLVDLKDKYPEEQIIGMSNYSKEGIEQVKQAFYDLSEA